From the Calonectris borealis chromosome 4, bCalBor7.hap1.2, whole genome shotgun sequence genome, one window contains:
- the CRACD gene encoding capping protein-inhibiting regulator of actin dynamics: MINLFKKPYKKKAGKFQPFKKLFGKRKKREPASDCEEAKLKPSRSFGNVCNGTFSSDEEPNGGLRSSHYSMGSRAFSHDSIFIPDGRTESEQAIQAMSQENVLGKVKTLQQQLAKNIKFGQPPQMTVSVRTMGEANASIEEDVLLSSPMEIETQQDTVISDSGNKSTDTPDLLRAMNLPGTGHEVEEKVTPVKSSRPKRQFSCSGTIETINLDAVPQAVARLDNSAAKHKLSVKPKKQRMSRKHKRLTKGSQSLTITEFEPEDLETQLYGDRYPGYNGHIIADKLIQNRDEQKQLQLAEEKRIEDHWGISEAERIRQIVEMEEQREMEEQRCQELEQMQKEQERRREEERRQYLLEGETSLKIEEQTCHKEEKRLLEADKRQELEKQRQKELEEQQGRELEEQKHWEQEEQQRRELEEQKHREREEQQRQELEEQKHREREEQQRRELEEQKRREREEQQRRELEEQKRREREEQQRRELEEQKHREREEQQRQELEEQKHREREEQQRRELEEQKHREREEQQRQELEEQKHREREEQQRRELEKQKRREREEQQRRELEEQKRREREEQRCQESEEQNRQELEEQKHQEWEEQRRKELEEKQRRELEEQKRLGLEELRQHKIEKQCQEEEERSWLEEQKELKEQNKEEKQRQELEEKELQEAEIELKQEKEAERLKQQKKQEEQRQHLNEKGEKTEEEQPQQVMDKKKKREEQRKHKLTKQMHMESAEGVQQDELKQQKEQNEQEWNKLEEQKVDTEGQNLQQNQQEKSLEQQQDKDQLCSGGADKHPIEEKLQEGAISRKLKQPEKGNKTSEEVLAQKLKREVEAQQQKRIGEELRWQEVDERQTASRPFTFQVSSGDKQIIFQKVNLSPVMPVKGAGLSSPSIKDCRMHASSKGSHTLPSSACVPHTAILVTGAQLCSTAVNLNQIKDTACKSLLGLTEERKNVEIPSPEKAQKKTQDPKPSSSKMKYAQEALNNQAVLAEWASIRSRILKNAENSKYNERDRVSVCRHSDDWTPRGRGAPHGNLRKTLSANAKFSITPAWQKFSEASKNSSDAENVSAAKGNETVAVGRVTGSSADLKEDVASAFKDNLAEKAKEKMETHSEMTDNTEGCKFAKDLPSFLVPSFPHSPGKELPQAELPGALENQQNNSTKKADKPAPNGEENVSPFGIKLRRTNYSLRFHYDQQAEQRKKKRYSAGDSFDGVPDPLVTTEGEKESSGFAPQESTSPGMRRANVPGILKDSKDSSVTVAEISQPAGTPVVLPATGQSALPPHEKPTCKSLVPQKPALAPKPTSQTPPSSPLSKMNRSNLADTLGQRLVKAESDGGWRTEDRANAVHPTPSNEYKNEEEEIREKKSFFPSISIPWREKNDKKPEPLKKEKPVLQSRHSLDGSKLMEKVETSQPLWITLALQKQKGFREQQATREERRQAREAKQAEKLAKENAAVSNQSDNKSSSSKTSMLQKTTPQEGEKKIETAVSRLERREQLKKSNTLPTSVTVEISDSVPSTPLAKEVAKRFSTPDANPVSTEPAWLALAKRKAKAWSDCPQIIK; this comes from the exons gtcctCCCATTATTCTATGGGCAGTCGAGCTTTTTCCCATGACAGTATTTTTATACCTGATGGGAGAACAGAGAGTGAACAGGCCATCCAAGCAATGTCACAGGAGAACGTTTTAGGAAAAGTCAAAACTCTTCAG caaCAGTTGGCCAAGAATATAAAATTTGGGCAGCCTCCACAAATGACAGTTTCTGTGAGGACAATGGGGGAGGCAAACGCTAGTATAGAAGAGGATGTGTTGCTCAGTAGCCCCATGGAGATTGAGACTCAGCAGGACACAGTGATCTCAGACAGCGGTAATAAA TCCACTGACACCCCAGATTTGTTGAGAGCAATGAATTTGCCTGGAACAGGACATGAAGTGGAAGAAAAG GTCACTCCAGTCAAATCATCTCGGCCAAAAAGACAATTTTCCTGTTCTGGCACAATTGAAACAATCAATTTGGATGCAGTTCCCCAGGCTGTTGCTCGTCTAGACAACAGTGCAGCTAAACACAAGCTGTCAGTGAAGCCAAAAAAGCAGAGGATGTCAAGAAAGCACAAGAGATTAACAAAG GGATCACAAAGTTTAACAATAACAGAATTTGAACCAGAGGACCTAGAAACTCAGCTGTATGGAGACAGATACCCAGGTTATAATGGACACATCATAGCAGACAAGCTAATCCAGAACAGAGATGAGCAGAAACAGCTTCAGCTGGCAGAGGAGAAGAGAATTGAAGATCACTGGGGGATCTCTGAGGCCGAAAGGATAAGGCAGATTGTAGAAATggaagaacaaagagaaatggaagaacaaaGGTGCCAAGAACTTGAGCAGATgcaaaaagagcaggagagaaggCGTGAAGAAGAGAGGAGGCAGTATCTCCTTGAAGGAGAGACATCTTTGAAAATAGAAGAGCAAACATGCCATAAAGAGGAGAAAAGACTGCTGGAAGCTGACAAGAGACAAGAGCTggagaagcagaggcagaaggagTTGGAGGAGCAACAGGGACGCgagctggaggagcagaagcaCTGGGAACAGGAGGAGCAACAGAgacgagagctggaggagcagaagcaTCGGGAACGGGAGGAGCAACAGAgacaagagctggaggagcagaagcaCCGGGAACGGGAAGAGCAACAGAgacgagagctggaggagcagaagcGCCGGGAACGGGAGGAGCAACAGAgacgagagctggaggagcagaagcGCCGGGAACGGGAGGAGCAACAGAgacgagagctggaggagcagaagcaCCGGGAACGGGAGGAGCAACAGAgacaagagctggaggagcagaagcaCCGGGAACGGGAGGAGCAACAGAgacgagagctggaggagcagaagcaCCGGGAACGGGAGGAGCAACAGAgacaagagctggaggagcagaagcaCCGGGAACGGGAGGAGCAACAGAGACGAGAGCTGGAGAAGCAGAAGCGCCGGGAACGGGAGGAGCAACAGAgacgagagctggaggagcagaagcGCCGGGAACGGGAGGAGCAGAGATGTCAGGAGTCGGAGGAGCAGAACAggcaagagctagaggagcagaAGCATCAGGAATGGGAAGAGCAGAGGcgcaaggagctggaggagaaacaGAGGcgagagctggaggagcagaagaggctaGGGCTGGAAGAATTAAGGCAACACAAGATTGAAAAACAGTgtcaagaggaagaagaaagaagttggctggaggaacaaaaagaactcaaagaacaaaataaggaagaaaaacagagacaagagCTAGAAGAAAAAGAGCTTCAAGAAGCTGAAATAGAactgaagcaggagaaagaagctgAGCGCCTcaaacaacagaagaaacaggaggaacaaAGGCAGCATTTGAAcgagaaaggagaaaagacagaggaggaacaaccccagcaAGTAATGGATAAGAAAAAGAAACGGGAGGAGCAGAGGAAACACAAGCTCACAAAACAAATGCACATGGAAAGTGCAGAGGGTGTGCAACAAGATGAATTGaagcagcaaaaggaacaaaatgaacAAGAATGGAACaagctggaagagcagaaggTAGACACAGAAGGACAAAATCTTCagcaaaaccaacaagaaaaatcCTTGGAACAGCAACAGGACAAGGATCAGTTGTGTTCTGGAGGGGCTGACAAGCATCCGATAGAGGAGAAGCTCCAAGAAGGAGCAATATCCCGAAAACTCAAACAGccagaaaaagggaataaaacatCAGAAGAAGTCCTAGCCCAGAAACTGAAGAGAGAAGTTGAGGCTCAGCAACAAAAGCGAATAGGGGAAGAACTTAGGTGGCAAGAGGTAGATGAAAGACAAACTGCATCCAGACCCTTCACATTTCAAGTGTCTTCTGGAGATAAACAGATCATATTTCAGAAAGTAAATCTGAGTCCAGTCATGCCCGTCAAAGGAGCAGGACTCTCTTCTCCATCCATCAAAGACTGCAGGATGCACGCTTCCAGCAAGGGCTCTCATACACTCCCGTCATCTGCGTGTGTACCCCACACAGCTATTTTGGTTACTGGAGCGCAGCTGTGTAGCACAGCAGTTAACTTGAACCAGATAAAGGACACTGCTTGTAAGTCGTTACTTGGCttaacagaagagagaaaaaacgTGGAAATTCCTTCACCAGAGAAggcccagaaaaaaacccaggatcCCAAACCCAGCAGCAGTAAAATGAAATATGCACAAGAGGCGttgaacaaccaggccgtactaGCTGAGTGGGCTTCCATCCGCTCCAGGATCCTAAAGAACgcagaaaacagcaaatataaCGAGAGAGACCGAGTAAGTGTCTGCAGACACAGTGATGACTGGACACCCCGAGGACGGGGTGCTCCCCATGGTAACCTGAGGAAAACCCTCTCTGCAAATGCAAAGTTCTCGATAACACCAGCATGGCAGAAATTTTCAGAAGCTTCAAAAAACAGTTCAGATGCTGAGAATGTAAGTGCGGCAAAAGGCAATGAAACAGTGGCTGTGGGAAGAGTCACTGGCTCATCCGCTGATTTGAAGGAGGATGTGGCTTCCGCTTTTAAGGATAACTTAGCTGAAAAGGCTAAGGAGAAAATGGAAACCCATAGTGAAATGACAGACAACACAGAAGGCTGTAAATTTGCAAAAGATCTTCCATCTTTCCTTGTTCCAAGTTTTCCTCATTCTCCGGGTAAAGAATTACCCCAGGCAGAACTTCCCGGTGCTCTGGAAAATCAGCAGAATAACAGcacaaaaaaagcagataaaCCAGCACCAAAcggagaagaaaatgtttctcctTTTGGGATAAAGCTACGAAGGACAAACTACTCCTTACGTTTCCATTATGATCAACAggcagagcaaaggaaaaagaaaagatacagtgCAGGAGATAGTTTTGATGGCGTGCCTGACCCACTAGTTACAACAGAAGGTGAGAAAGaatcctctggttttgctccacaaGAGAGTACATCCCCTGGCATGAGGAGGGCGAACGTCCCTGGTATTTTAAAAGACTCAAAAGACTCTTCAGTTACTGTGGCGGAGATTTCACAACCAGCAGGCACACCAGTGGTCCTACCAGCCACCGGCCAGAGTGCTTTACCCCCTCATGAGAAACCAACATGCAAGTCACTGGTCCCACAGAAACCTGCTTTAGCTCCAAAGCCCACCAGCCAGACACCACCATCGTCTCCTCTCTCTAAAATGAACAGATCAAACCTAGCTGATACGCTAGGGCAAAGGTTGGTTAAAGCTGAATCGGACGGTGGCTGGAGAACAGAAGACAGAGCAAATGCAGTGCACCCCACACCATCCAATGAGTACAAAAACGAAGAggaagaaatcagagaaaagaagTCGTTTTTCCCATCTATAAGTATtccatggagagaaaaaaatgacaaaaagccTGAGCCATTGAAGAAAG aaaaaccAGTCCTCCAGAGCAGGCACTCTTTAGATGGCTCTAAATTGATGGAAAAAGTCGAAACTTCACAACCACTTTGGATTACATTAGCgctgcaaaagcaaaagggatTTCGTGAGCAGCAAGCTAcgagggaagagaggagacaaGCCAGAGAGGCAAAGCAAGCAGAGAAGCTGgctaaagaaaat GCTGCTGTAAGTAATCAGTCAgataataaaagcagcagcagcaaaacaagcaTGCTGCAGAAAACTACACCTcaagaaggggagaagaaaattgAGACTGCTGTGTCAAGACTAGAAAGAAGGGAGCAGCTAAAAAAGTCAAACACCCTTCCAACTTCTGTGACAG